AGACTCAGGCGATTGACCCCGTAGCCGATCAGGGCGCGCAGATAGTCCACATCCAGGGCCGAATCGGGATTGGCCTCAAAAGTCCACTCCACGGCCGGATGGATATCGAAGTGCTTGACGAGTTCCGGGATAATGCGGCTTAACGCCCAGGGCGGCAGCAGGCTTGGGGTGCCGCCGCCGAAATAGATGGTCTCGACCTTGGGGCGGCCGAGTTTCTTGCCGAAAGCGCGGATTTCCAGCGGCAGGGACGTGGCATAGACCTCCACCTCAGCCATGTCGAGGGGCCTGGAGACGAAAGCGCAATACCGGCATTTGCTCCGGCAAAAGGGCACGTGAATATAGAGCAGCATGGGATGACCGGACGTTGGGATCGTTGCCGGCCTGATGGCCGACAACGGTCTTTAGGCCCAAACGCCGCCCCCGGCAAGCCCGGGGCCACGGCGCTCGGGCGTACTACCCCGCCTCAGGCCAGCCGGGAGAAGAGAAAAAAGAGTCCGGCCCCAAGCAGCATGGCCGCCGGCAGCGTGAACACCCAGGCCATGGCAATGGAGCGCAGGGTGCGCATCTGGAGTCCGCTTTTGTGGGCCGCCATGGTGCCGGCCACCCCGGAGGCCAGGACATGGGTGGTGGACACCGGCAGCCCCAGGCCGTCGGCCAGACCGATGGTGACCATGGCCACAATCTGGGCCGAGGCCCCCTGGGCGTAGCTCAGCCGGGTTTTGCCGATTTTTTCGCCAATGGTCACCACAATGCGCTTCCAGCCGACCATGGTGCCCAGGCCAAGGGCCAGGGACACAGCCAGAATCACCCAGTCCGGGGCGTATTCCGTGGGCCGGCGCAGGGTTTTGCGCAATTCACCGATATTGGGCTGCTCGGTTTTGTTGCCCGGCAGCCCTTCCATGATGCGGGCCGCATCGTCGAGGCACAGGATGTCGGTGCGCAGCGTCCAGCGTTCGGCCGGGGGTACGGCCGCAATGGAATCGTACAGAGCCAGACGCTGCTGGATGGCTTCCGAGGCGGCCACGGCCCGACGGACATCACAGGAGACGGCCGAGGACTTCTGGGGCAAGGCAACGATCTGGCCTGTCTGGTAGGCCGTGGCGATCTCCAGGCGATGAGCGTCGAAATAATCGGTGAACGTGGCCGCAGCGCGGCGCACCGCAGCCATTTCCTCGGCCGGGGTGTCCACATCAAGGGCATAGATACCGGGCAGAATGCCGATCAAAATGAGCATGATCAGACCAACGCCCTTCTG
This genomic window from Desulfovibrio sp. TomC contains:
- a CDS encoding inorganic phosphate transporter, encoding MIQLFSSIDGHTLLLLAVSLGIALTFEFVNGFHDTANAVATVIYTKSLSARTAVVLSGICNFFGVSLGGIAVAYAIVHLLPVDLLVSVNTNLGLAMVFSLLVSAILWNFGTWYLGLPASSSHTLIGSILGVGVANAVREGLPAGSGVNWHMAVEVGLSLLISPVIGFLLAGGLLLLLHRLLKNPALHQPPVGDAPPPFGMRLALILSGLGVSLAHGSNDGQKGVGLIMLILIGILPGIYALDVDTPAEEMAAVRRAAATFTDYFDAHRLEIATAYQTGQIVALPQKSSAVSCDVRRAVAASEAIQQRLALYDSIAAVPPAERWTLRTDILCLDDAARIMEGLPGNKTEQPNIGELRKTLRRPTEYAPDWVILAVSLALGLGTMVGWKRIVVTIGEKIGKTRLSYAQGASAQIVAMVTIGLADGLGLPVSTTHVLASGVAGTMAAHKSGLQMRTLRSIAMAWVFTLPAAMLLGAGLFFLFSRLA